GATTAAGTGAAAAACAACGTACTGCAGGAGGACCAAAGCGTGTGAACGCAGCTCAGAAAAATTGATCTCTAAACCGGCAAACAAGAATAGGGCAACGATCCCAAACGTCGCAAGCAGTCCGATTGTATTGTCGTGCGCAAAGAGCGAAAGTCCACTCCGGCGCCGAGTCCCAGGAACACACAAGTTATTGCTGACGGAAGTCGAAATCGCTGCAGAAATCGCGGGAGGACAAACAGTGCGAAGAGCAGTACTATGTAGATCAACTCCGAATTCTTAAACTGATCGAGCGATTCCAATGGCACTCCTAAATGGAAACTGTTCCACGCAGATTGTTGGTGAAAGTTATTCGGAAATGAATGAAGAGTCAACAAGAAGGCGAAATCAGAACTCTAAGTCTTCGCCGATCATAGGCACAAATCTGACCGGCACAATGGACTTGACTGTTTCACCGCCGGCACACTTGACGATCTGAAGCAGCTCTTGATGATCCGAACCGACCGGTATGATCAGTCTACCGTTGTCTTTGAGTTGCGACGTCAGTTCAGGCGGCAGTTTTGATGGAGCGGCAGTAACAACGATGGCATCAAAGGGAGCTCGTTCAGGCCACCCGCGTCGACCATCGCCGCATCGGAAGTGAATATTTTCGAATCCCAATCGGCTTAGTGTCGCACGCGCTTGCTCGGAACAATGGTTCGACTATCTCGATTGTCGCAACCTCAGCGGCAATACTGGCCAGGACAGCTGTTTGATATCCAGATCCGGTACCAATCTCAAGAACGCGGGATGATGCGTCTATGCGCGCAAGTTGCGTCATTAGCGCGACAATATACGGTTGCGAAATTGTCTGTTCGAATCCAATAGGCAGAGGGATTATCGGCATAGCTTTCTGAGCGATGTTTATCGGGAACAAATTCGTGCCTTGGCAGGGTTCCCGTCGTATCCAACACAGCCTTGTTCACAATGTCGCGCCCGGCCAATTGTTTCTCCAACATCATCTGTCGTTGGTAGTAAAACGGATCAGTCGATTGCTCGTTCATCAGCAGCCTTTACAGATTATTGGATGCAATTGCATCATGAAACTAGCCTAATTGACTGTACTCGGCAATGGATTTTGTCTGATGAAGCGAATCATTGCATATCCGAGTGCTATCATGAAGAGATAGTGAAATCCGGGGCGATCGCCGAATGTGCAATACTGGATTGTCATGCCGAACACACCGGCACAAACTCCGACCAACATTGGGAATGCGGCGAGAGTGCGCGACTTGCGAATTGTACCGATGGCACTCCAGAAGAAGTGAACAATGACGCTGCAAAGCACGGCAAAGCCAATTATACCTGTTTCGACCAATGAATTGAGAAGCACCGAATGGGCTGAGAGCACAACATCCATTCCAAGTCGGGCTGCGCCGAATAATCCGTAGTTGCCGATGCCTACACCAAGCAAAGGGTACTGAACAAATGTCGCCCAGAGTGTTTGCAGATAGAGCACGCGCGGATCGGCGCCGAGCTTCTCGAAATCCATTCGCAATTGCATCAGCTCCCAAATATCCAGATCAAATCGAAAATAGCCGAGCGACTTGAGCGCCAGACCTGCTACTGCGATCACCGCAATTGTCGCCGCCGCTGCTTTCAACATTCGCGCCTTGGAGCAGAAGCAAAACATGAACGCCATGGCTCCTGCAAATGCAATCCATCCTAAACGCGACATCGTCAAGAGCAAAGTCGCGAGACTATCACCACAAGTATCAGGGTCGTCCAATTCTCCACGACTCAGGCAATTGCTTGCGATATAGAACGATCCCGATTGCCAAAGGTAAGAACGAAACCAGGTAATGCGAGGTGCAGCGACTCGCGAAATGTCGCTCGCGGTGCAAAATCAGCGATGAAAGCTGAATAGAATCGAGTCTTTCCGTATTGGTATCCCTGGTCTGCCGCCGCTCCAAATGCGTGCGTGAAGTCCTTACCCGGAAGATCAAGCGCTACGGCGAGCGTCTGCCAACAACCGATCAATCCCAGTCCAAGGCCAATCCAAAGATAGAGGCTTCACAGAAGAAAGAATGTCATCACGAGATCGAATGCCGTTCAATACAACAACGAAAGAACAGAATGTGCACCGCCGTCAGA
This bacterium DNA region includes the following protein-coding sequences:
- a CDS encoding O-antigen ligase family protein, with protein sequence MDDPDTCGDSLATLLLTMSRLGWIAFAGAMAFMFCFCSKARMLKAAAATIAVIAVAGLALKSLGYFRFDLDIWELMQLRMDFEKLGADPRVLYLQTLWATFVQYPLLGVGIGNYGLFGAARLGMDVVLSAHSVLLNSLVETGIIGFAVLCSVIVHFFWSAIGTIRKSRTLAAFPMLVGVCAGVFGMTIQYCTFGDRPGFHYLFMIALGYAMIRFIRQNPLPSTVN